From the genome of Phytohabitans rumicis, one region includes:
- a CDS encoding DUF6232 family protein, with protein sequence MTKDWFIVAGRRFPVGELRQLRTARGPHHQLTIRWVTVTAIVLGGIGITLGLTTELNRLSAQTYLALTAVAFVPFVVATLGHRLRPRAFELWGEFRGMTVLLFSSDEERQYGQVTRALVRAQEAARLGGIGDPVVSMNVWRMGK encoded by the coding sequence GTGACCAAGGACTGGTTCATCGTCGCGGGTCGCCGGTTTCCGGTCGGCGAGCTGCGGCAGTTGCGTACGGCGCGGGGACCGCACCACCAGTTGACGATCAGGTGGGTCACCGTGACCGCCATCGTGCTGGGGGGCATCGGCATCACGCTGGGCCTGACCACCGAGCTCAATCGCCTCAGCGCGCAGACCTACCTGGCGCTGACCGCCGTGGCGTTCGTCCCCTTCGTGGTGGCGACCCTCGGTCACCGGCTGCGGCCGCGGGCGTTCGAGCTGTGGGGCGAGTTCCGGGGGATGACGGTGCTGCTGTTCAGCAGCGACGAGGAGCGGCAGTACGGCCAGGTCACCCGCGCGCTGGTGCGGGCCCAGGAGGCGGCAAGGCTCGGCGGGATCGGCGATCCGGTGGTCTCCATGAACGTGTGGCGCATGGGTAAGTAA
- a CDS encoding helix-turn-helix domain-containing protein, translated as MSAVHGPTVGRRRLRSALRAAREAAGLTQEQVAAEMEWSLSKIIRIEAGAVGVSPIDTRALLKLYGVTAQPRVDELVTLSRSTRARRWWSSFAGALPASYMAYIGLEAETSSVLCYTPTKLPGLFQTEAYAEKASRRDRTGTDEQSRVEVRLTRQREVLGKDDPPHITAVIDEAVVRRIASDPRTKREQLERLVSLSGEPNITIQVLPFTVGVDAFPNPFAILQFPDPADDDVMFVESGLADDVVDQPELVGPYRDEFERLRELALSPADTRDMIKKIVGELD; from the coding sequence ATGAGCGCGGTACACGGACCGACCGTCGGGCGGCGGCGGTTGAGGTCCGCGCTGCGGGCGGCCCGCGAGGCGGCCGGGCTCACGCAGGAGCAGGTGGCGGCCGAGATGGAGTGGTCGCTGTCGAAGATCATCCGGATCGAGGCGGGGGCGGTCGGCGTCTCCCCCATCGACACCCGCGCCCTGCTCAAGCTGTACGGGGTGACCGCGCAGCCCCGCGTCGACGAACTGGTCACGCTCTCCCGGTCCACCCGGGCGCGCCGGTGGTGGTCCTCGTTCGCCGGCGCCCTTCCCGCGTCGTACATGGCGTACATCGGGCTGGAGGCGGAGACGTCGTCGGTGCTGTGTTACACGCCGACCAAGCTGCCCGGGCTCTTCCAGACCGAGGCGTACGCGGAAAAGGCGTCGCGCCGCGACCGGACCGGCACCGACGAGCAGAGCCGGGTCGAGGTGCGGCTGACCCGCCAGCGCGAGGTGCTGGGCAAGGACGACCCGCCGCACATCACCGCCGTCATCGACGAGGCCGTCGTACGGCGCATCGCCAGTGACCCGCGCACCAAGCGGGAGCAGTTGGAGCGGCTCGTCTCGCTCAGCGGCGAGCCCAACATCACCATCCAGGTGCTGCCGTTCACCGTGGGCGTCGACGCGTTCCCCAACCCGTTCGCGATCCTGCAGTTTCCCGACCCGGCCGACGACGACGTGATGTTCGTGGAGAGCGGCCTCGCCGACGACGTGGTCGACCAGCCCGAGTTGGTCGGGCCCTACCGCGACGAGTTCGAGCGGCTGCGCGAGTTGGCGCTCAGCCCGGCCGACACCCGTGACATGATCAAAAAGATCGTGGGCGAGCTCGACTGA
- a CDS encoding helix-turn-helix domain-containing protein, translating to MTTVHGPTVGRRRLRSALRRARDAAGLTQEQVAAAMDWSLSKLIRIEAGSVSISTNDVKALLGHYEMTDRQQIDELVELARVSRRRTWWSQYRDTLPSAYASYIGLETEASGLSFFQSSGIPGLLQTETYARAAVTAASTTVAATIDEAEIEVRHAIRMRRQQEVLDRPDRPDIDVVLDEAALHRQTGGPATLREQLRHLVTVGRMPRVTIQVLPFTAGDYAPQGPFVILHFPDQDDADVVYLEGVLAQDVLDRPTDVTAYRQTFERLREMSLGREASLDKIATVAGQLG from the coding sequence ATGACGACGGTGCATGGGCCAACGGTCGGCCGGCGCCGGCTGCGGTCCGCACTGCGCCGGGCCCGAGACGCGGCAGGGCTGACCCAGGAGCAGGTAGCGGCGGCGATGGATTGGTCGCTGTCCAAGCTGATCCGCATCGAGGCCGGCTCGGTGTCCATTTCGACCAATGACGTCAAGGCGCTCCTCGGCCACTACGAGATGACCGACCGGCAGCAGATCGACGAGCTGGTCGAGCTGGCCCGGGTGTCCCGGCGCCGCACCTGGTGGTCGCAGTACCGGGACACGCTGCCCAGCGCCTACGCCTCCTACATCGGCCTGGAGACCGAGGCGTCCGGGCTCTCCTTCTTCCAGTCCTCAGGCATTCCCGGCCTGCTGCAGACCGAGACGTACGCGCGGGCGGCCGTCACCGCAGCGTCCACCACCGTGGCCGCCACCATCGACGAGGCCGAGATCGAGGTGCGGCACGCCATCCGGATGCGCCGGCAGCAGGAGGTGCTCGACCGCCCGGATCGGCCCGACATCGACGTCGTGCTGGACGAGGCCGCGCTGCACCGCCAGACCGGCGGCCCCGCCACCCTCCGCGAGCAGCTGCGGCACCTGGTCACGGTCGGCCGGATGCCCCGGGTGACGATCCAGGTGCTGCCGTTCACCGCCGGCGACTACGCGCCCCAGGGACCATTCGTCATCCTCCACTTCCCGGACCAGGACGACGCCGACGTCGTCTACCTCGAGGGCGTGCTCGCCCAGGACGTGCTCGACCGCCCGACTGACGTCACGGCCTACCGGCAGACGTTCGAGCGGCTGCGCGAGATGTCCTTGGGGCGCGAGGCATCCCTCGACAAGATCGCTACGGTGGCGGGCCAGCTCGGCTGA
- a CDS encoding DUF397 domain-containing protein: MAQTDSVIDAWRKSARCEAHNCVEVAERTDEVAIRNSAVPDDELAFARPVWAAFISGVRAGQFDLR; the protein is encoded by the coding sequence ATGGCCCAGACAGATTCCGTCATCGACGCATGGCGGAAGAGCGCACGCTGCGAGGCGCACAACTGCGTCGAGGTGGCGGAGCGCACCGACGAGGTTGCTATTCGCAACAGCGCGGTCCCGGACGACGAGCTCGCGTTCGCACGGCCCGTGTGGGCCGCGTTCATCAGTGGGGTACGCGCCGGGCAGTTCGACCTTCGGTAG
- a CDS encoding DUF397 domain-containing protein: MADRPTSWRKSRQCESHACVEVAVGAGRVAVRSSAAPEGPVVEFTAAAWRNFCTGLKAGDLTC; the protein is encoded by the coding sequence GTGGCGGATCGACCGACGAGCTGGCGTAAAAGCAGACAGTGCGAATCGCACGCATGCGTCGAAGTGGCCGTCGGCGCCGGCCGCGTCGCGGTCCGCAGCTCGGCGGCGCCGGAAGGCCCGGTAGTCGAGTTCACGGCGGCCGCCTGGCGAAACTTCTGCACCGGCCTGAAGGCCGGCGACCTCACCTGCTGA
- a CDS encoding DUF3817 domain-containing protein yields MGGALLRYRAIAYIVGVVLVVLVVIGMPLKYGWDEPSVVETVGPAHGFLYIVYLVAVFDLARRTRWGLRRMILVMLAGTIPFVSFYAERVVTRWVREPAAVSR; encoded by the coding sequence GTGGGCGGAGCCCTGCTGCGGTACCGCGCCATCGCCTACATCGTGGGCGTGGTGCTGGTCGTGCTGGTCGTGATCGGCATGCCGCTGAAGTACGGCTGGGACGAGCCGAGCGTCGTCGAAACCGTGGGGCCGGCGCACGGCTTCCTCTATATCGTCTACCTGGTGGCCGTGTTCGACCTGGCCCGCCGTACCCGATGGGGCCTGCGCCGCATGATCCTGGTCATGCTGGCCGGCACCATCCCGTTCGTGTCCTTCTACGCCGAGCGGGTGGTGACCCGCTGGGTGCGTGAACCGGCGGCCGTCAGCAGGTGA
- a CDS encoding penicillin-binding protein: MTRNRKLVLNSATLVLCGLLAGLVVAAAAFPAVAVSGLAAKAGAESFEKLPSELTTTRAPQATEVYASDNKTLISRFYDENRQDVKFEAIAEHMREAIIAAEDHNFYKHKGVDAKGIVRAFVANSSGETQQGASTLTMQFVRMSITYTATDNEAVVAAGEDTTGRKMREARLALQVEKKFTKDEILVRYLNIAPFGHNTYGVYAASQFYFGKQPKDLTIAQSAMIAGLVKSPSYYDPLTKGGEARTLERRNWVIGQLVEIGAITAAEAETAKAEKLTVKGQRPPNGCTVVKPNHWGFFCDFFRRWWLEQEAFGGNEYDRERRLNGGGYRVVTTLDPKVQKAAKDNVEKRLETGKRDALMVAALEPGTGRVRALATNRTFKLDDPANPKNKPSSNPKSKGKRGSYPNTTNPLLSGGGGYQAGSTFKIFTLVAALQKGYPLAYSINAIDPYPSKYHGATGTSACPGTDRWCPGNASKSLVGVHNAWSAFGKSVNTYFVPLEEQAGAANVVAAAQKLGIRFLNELDMQMANDQESADAWGSFTLGVSSTTPLDLANAYATLAADGKHCEPIPVTEIRDLDGKKLDVANPRCDQAIDREVARAAIDAARCPVGDQSAFGRCAGSTASAAYRDIKHPIAGKTGTTDSKRTASLVVTTRSLSVAGILGDPDWPETTNNMSHDIVNPAVYETLADAMAGKQKQDFAKPSDKMAYGSQRSIPDVACQAVEQARSRLEGEGFRVQVDPTPVPSPCPAGSVARTDPGDRTIEGGLVMIRVSAGGGAPTTPPARR; encoded by the coding sequence GTGACGCGTAATCGCAAGCTGGTGCTCAACTCCGCGACCCTCGTCCTTTGCGGTCTCTTGGCCGGCCTCGTCGTCGCCGCCGCGGCCTTTCCCGCCGTGGCCGTCTCGGGCCTCGCGGCGAAGGCCGGCGCCGAGTCGTTCGAGAAGTTGCCCAGCGAGCTGACCACCACCCGCGCGCCCCAGGCGACCGAGGTCTACGCGTCCGACAACAAGACGCTCATCTCCCGCTTCTACGACGAGAACCGCCAGGACGTGAAGTTCGAGGCGATCGCCGAGCACATGCGGGAGGCCATCATCGCGGCCGAGGACCACAACTTCTACAAGCACAAGGGCGTGGACGCCAAGGGCATCGTCCGGGCGTTCGTGGCCAACAGCTCGGGGGAGACACAGCAGGGCGCGTCGACGCTCACCATGCAGTTCGTCCGGATGTCGATCACGTACACGGCGACCGACAACGAGGCCGTCGTGGCGGCCGGCGAGGACACCACCGGCCGCAAGATGCGGGAGGCCCGGCTGGCCTTGCAGGTGGAGAAGAAGTTCACCAAGGACGAGATCCTGGTCCGATACCTGAACATCGCGCCGTTCGGCCACAACACGTACGGCGTGTACGCGGCGAGCCAGTTCTACTTCGGCAAGCAGCCCAAGGACCTCACGATCGCCCAGTCCGCCATGATCGCCGGGCTGGTCAAGTCCCCGTCCTACTACGACCCGCTGACCAAGGGCGGCGAGGCCCGCACGCTGGAGCGGCGCAACTGGGTGATCGGGCAGCTGGTCGAGATCGGCGCGATCACCGCGGCCGAGGCCGAGACCGCCAAGGCGGAGAAGCTGACCGTCAAGGGGCAGCGCCCGCCCAACGGCTGCACCGTCGTCAAGCCCAATCACTGGGGCTTCTTCTGCGACTTCTTCCGCCGCTGGTGGCTGGAGCAGGAGGCGTTCGGCGGCAACGAGTACGACCGGGAGCGGCGCCTGAACGGCGGCGGCTACCGGGTGGTGACCACCCTGGACCCGAAGGTCCAGAAGGCGGCCAAGGACAACGTCGAGAAGCGGCTGGAGACCGGCAAGCGGGACGCCCTGATGGTCGCCGCGCTCGAGCCCGGCACCGGCCGGGTGCGCGCGCTCGCGACCAACCGCACCTTCAAGCTGGACGACCCGGCCAACCCGAAGAACAAGCCCTCCTCCAACCCGAAGAGCAAGGGCAAGCGGGGCTCCTACCCCAACACCACCAACCCGCTGCTCAGCGGCGGCGGTGGCTACCAGGCCGGCTCGACGTTCAAGATCTTTACGCTGGTCGCGGCGCTGCAGAAGGGCTACCCGCTGGCGTACTCGATCAACGCGATCGACCCGTACCCGTCCAAGTACCACGGGGCGACCGGCACGTCCGCCTGCCCCGGCACCGACCGGTGGTGTCCGGGCAACGCCAGCAAGAGTCTGGTCGGCGTGCACAACGCCTGGAGCGCCTTCGGGAAGTCGGTCAACACGTACTTCGTACCGCTGGAGGAGCAGGCCGGGGCCGCGAACGTGGTCGCGGCGGCCCAGAAGCTCGGCATCCGGTTCCTCAACGAGCTGGACATGCAGATGGCCAACGACCAGGAGTCGGCCGACGCCTGGGGCTCGTTCACGCTGGGCGTCTCCAGCACCACGCCGCTCGACCTGGCCAACGCGTACGCCACGCTCGCCGCGGACGGCAAGCACTGCGAGCCGATCCCGGTCACCGAGATCCGCGACCTCGACGGCAAGAAGCTCGACGTCGCCAACCCCCGGTGCGACCAGGCGATCGACCGCGAGGTGGCGCGGGCCGCCATCGACGCCGCCCGCTGCCCGGTGGGCGACCAGTCCGCGTTCGGCAGGTGCGCGGGCTCGACCGCCAGCGCCGCATACCGGGATATCAAGCATCCGATCGCCGGCAAGACGGGTACGACGGACAGCAAGCGCACCGCGTCCCTGGTGGTCACCACCCGGTCGCTGTCGGTGGCCGGCATCCTGGGCGACCCGGACTGGCCGGAGACCACCAACAACATGAGCCACGACATCGTCAACCCGGCCGTCTACGAGACGCTCGCCGACGCGATGGCGGGCAAGCAGAAGCAGGACTTCGCCAAGCCCAGCGACAAGATGGCGTACGGCAGCCAGCGCTCGATCCCGGACGTGGCCTGCCAGGCGGTCGAGCAGGCCCGCTCCCGGCTGGAGGGTGAGGGCTTCCGGGTCCAGGTCGACCCGACGCCGGTCCCGTCGCCGTGCCCGGCCGGCTCGGTGGCCCGCACCGATCCGGGTGACCGCACGATCGAGGGCGGCCTTGTCATGATCCGGGTAAGCGCCGGCGGAGGGGCTCCCACGACCCCTCCGGCCAGACGTTAG
- a CDS encoding GlsB/YeaQ/YmgE family stress response membrane protein, with product MIGTILWAIIGGAIVGMLGRLLLPGRQNISVWVTIGVGIAAALLGGVLADWLGVGDTRGIDWIRHAIQIALAILFVWLAARFTGARRSTA from the coding sequence ATGATCGGAACGATTCTGTGGGCCATCATCGGCGGTGCCATCGTCGGCATGCTAGGGCGGCTCCTGTTGCCCGGTAGGCAGAACATTTCCGTGTGGGTGACCATCGGTGTCGGCATCGCCGCCGCGCTGCTCGGCGGCGTACTGGCCGATTGGCTGGGCGTCGGCGACACCAGGGGCATCGACTGGATCCGTCATGCTATCCAGATCGCGCTGGCCATCCTGTTCGTCTGGCTAGCGGCGCGCTTCACCGGAGCGCGCCGCTCGACAGCGTAG
- a CDS encoding 3-deoxy-7-phosphoheptulonate synthase: protein MAEGNPTVTLPSVQRVSDQRIDKVVPLMTPALLHHELPLDDDLSAAVLDGRRAVARVLDGEDDRLLVVVGPCSVHDPAAALEYADRLAETAARLADDLLIVMRVYFEKPRSTVGWKGLINDPSLDGSGDVNTGLRTARSLLLQVLRKGLPVGCEFLDPITPQYIADTVAWGAIGARTVESQVHRQLASGLSMPIGMKNRPDGSISTAVDSIRAAAVPHVFPGIDMSGTPAILHTRGNADCHLVLRGGGDGPNYGAEDVAGALALLEKAGLPQRLVVDASHANSGKDHNRQPLVIEDVAAQRKAGQKGIVGVMLESFLVPGRQDLDPTKSLVYGQSITDACMGWDTTVEVLESLASR from the coding sequence CTGGCGGAAGGAAACCCCACCGTGACACTCCCAAGCGTGCAGCGGGTCAGTGACCAACGCATCGACAAGGTCGTCCCGCTGATGACCCCCGCACTGCTGCACCACGAGCTGCCCCTGGACGACGACCTGTCGGCCGCCGTCCTCGACGGGCGGCGAGCCGTCGCCCGCGTGCTCGACGGGGAGGACGACCGGCTGCTGGTCGTCGTCGGTCCCTGCTCGGTGCACGACCCCGCCGCCGCCCTGGAGTACGCCGACCGGCTCGCCGAGACGGCCGCCCGGCTGGCCGACGACCTGCTGATCGTCATGCGCGTCTACTTCGAGAAGCCCCGCTCGACCGTCGGCTGGAAGGGCCTGATCAACGACCCCAGCCTGGACGGATCCGGCGACGTCAACACCGGCCTGCGTACCGCCCGGTCGCTGCTGTTGCAGGTGCTGCGCAAGGGGTTGCCGGTGGGATGCGAGTTCCTCGACCCGATCACCCCGCAGTACATCGCGGACACGGTGGCGTGGGGCGCGATCGGCGCGCGCACGGTGGAGAGCCAGGTGCACCGGCAGCTCGCTTCCGGCCTGTCCATGCCGATCGGGATGAAGAACAGGCCGGACGGCTCGATCTCCACCGCCGTCGACTCGATCCGGGCGGCCGCGGTGCCGCACGTCTTCCCCGGCATCGACATGTCCGGCACGCCGGCGATCCTGCACACCCGCGGCAACGCGGACTGCCACCTCGTGCTGCGCGGCGGCGGGGACGGGCCGAACTACGGCGCCGAGGACGTGGCCGGGGCGCTGGCGCTGCTGGAGAAGGCGGGGCTGCCGCAGCGCCTCGTCGTCGACGCCAGCCACGCCAACAGCGGCAAGGACCACAACCGCCAGCCCCTGGTCATCGAGGACGTGGCCGCCCAGCGCAAGGCCGGCCAGAAGGGCATCGTCGGCGTGATGCTGGAGTCCTTCCTGGTCCCCGGCCGCCAGGACCTCGACCCCACCAAGTCCCTCGTGTACGGCCAGTCGATCACCGACGCCTGCATGGGCTGGGACACCACCGTCGAGGTCCTGGAGAGCCTCGCCAGCCGTTGA
- a CDS encoding glycoside hydrolase family 3 protein — protein MRALTACLAAILLVAPATPARAADPTYPFRDPDLPVATRIDDLVARLTLDEKISLLHQHQPAIPRLGIGPFRTGTEALHGVAWLGEATVFPQAIGLATTWDPELMRQVGTAVGREARGFHAKDPAANGLNLWAPVVNLLRDPRWGRNEEGYSEDPYLTGALSTAYGKGLSGDHPTYLQAAPTLKHYLANNNEVSRETTSSMLPPRLLHDYEYAAFRPAIAAGAATGVMTSYNLVNGRPATVEPSLNTDVRRWTDRDLLVVSDAFAPGNLTGPQQYYATQAEANAAALKAGVDSFTQDGSSNGSTIAAVTAAVQQGLLTVSDVDRAVRHILSIRFRLGEFDPPSRNPYAAITPDVINSPAHQRLARKAADEQIVLLKNSAGTLPLSPSRTRKVAVVGPLADTLYTDWYSGTLPYAVTPRQGIQERVPGSTVVGGEGVDRIALRDLATGRYVTATGTTDANPVNVTGTAAGDAAQFDVFDWGQGLLTLRNAANGKVLGYNWGPFVTRDAQPNSWFVQQQFKLEQQPDGSYVIRYAGYETREPWFPAERYLTVDSAGNLALGAQTAATAARFAKETVSSGIDSAVAAATGADVAVVVVGSMPFINGRETNDRVSTALADGQSALIKAVRRANPNTVVVVENSYPTTLNWEQENVPAILWTTHAGQETGRAIAGALFGDTNPSGRLTQTWYRSDAELPSILDYDIAKTGMTYLYHRGTPLYPFGYGLSYTTFAYSSLRLDANSVTLDVTNTGRRAGAETVQLYTHQRKSRAVQPVKQLRGFARVDLAPGQTKTVRIPLKASDLAFWDVTRGRPVVESGAYDVLVGASATDIRRTATLTVKGETIPPRDLRRPTPAYTFDDYAGTTLVDTTKASGTAVAATAAGQWVKFADADLGSGVGAFTARVSASSPSTIQVRLGGPTGRLLGTLSVPATADRYTWTTASTPLRGAAGRQDVYLVFTAPAAVDSLTLS, from the coding sequence GTGCGAGCACTCACCGCCTGCCTGGCTGCCATACTTCTGGTGGCGCCCGCGACCCCGGCGCGCGCCGCTGACCCGACGTACCCCTTCCGCGACCCCGACCTCCCCGTGGCCACGCGGATCGACGACCTGGTCGCGCGCCTCACGCTGGACGAGAAGATCTCGCTGCTGCACCAGCACCAGCCGGCGATCCCGCGGCTGGGCATCGGGCCCTTCCGGACCGGTACGGAGGCGCTGCACGGCGTCGCATGGCTCGGCGAGGCGACCGTGTTTCCGCAGGCCATCGGGCTCGCCACGACGTGGGATCCGGAGCTGATGCGGCAGGTCGGCACCGCGGTCGGCCGGGAGGCGCGGGGCTTCCACGCCAAGGACCCGGCGGCCAACGGCCTCAACCTCTGGGCGCCCGTGGTCAACCTGCTGCGCGACCCGCGCTGGGGCCGCAACGAGGAGGGCTACTCCGAGGACCCGTACCTGACCGGCGCGCTGTCCACCGCGTACGGCAAGGGCCTGTCCGGCGACCACCCCACCTACCTGCAGGCCGCGCCGACGCTCAAGCACTATCTGGCCAACAACAACGAGGTAAGCCGGGAGACGACGTCCTCGATGCTGCCGCCCAGGCTGTTGCACGACTACGAGTACGCCGCGTTCCGTCCCGCCATCGCGGCCGGCGCGGCGACCGGCGTGATGACGTCGTACAACCTCGTCAACGGGCGACCGGCCACTGTGGAGCCCTCGCTCAACACGGATGTACGGCGGTGGACCGACCGCGACCTGCTGGTGGTCAGCGACGCCTTCGCGCCGGGCAACCTGACCGGGCCGCAGCAGTACTACGCCACCCAGGCCGAGGCGAACGCGGCCGCCCTCAAGGCCGGCGTGGACAGCTTCACCCAGGACGGCTCCAGCAACGGGTCGACCATCGCGGCGGTCACCGCGGCCGTACAGCAAGGGCTGCTGACCGTGTCCGATGTGGACCGCGCGGTGCGGCACATCCTGTCCATCCGGTTCCGCCTCGGCGAGTTCGACCCGCCCAGCCGCAACCCGTACGCCGCCATCACGCCGGACGTCATCAACTCCCCGGCGCACCAGCGGCTCGCCCGGAAGGCCGCCGACGAGCAGATCGTGCTGCTGAAGAACAGTGCGGGCACGCTACCCCTGTCGCCGTCGCGCACCCGCAAGGTCGCCGTGGTCGGCCCGCTCGCGGACACCCTCTACACGGACTGGTACAGCGGCACCCTCCCGTACGCCGTCACACCGCGCCAGGGCATCCAGGAGCGGGTCCCGGGCTCGACTGTGGTCGGCGGCGAGGGCGTGGACCGGATCGCGCTGCGCGACCTGGCCACCGGCCGGTACGTCACGGCCACCGGCACCACCGACGCGAACCCGGTGAACGTGACCGGCACGGCGGCCGGGGACGCGGCGCAGTTCGACGTCTTCGACTGGGGCCAGGGCCTGCTGACCCTGCGCAACGCCGCCAACGGCAAGGTGCTCGGCTACAACTGGGGCCCGTTCGTGACCCGCGACGCCCAGCCCAACAGCTGGTTCGTCCAGCAGCAGTTCAAGCTGGAGCAGCAGCCAGACGGTTCCTACGTCATCCGGTACGCCGGCTACGAGACCCGGGAGCCCTGGTTCCCAGCCGAGCGCTACCTGACCGTCGACTCAGCCGGCAACCTCGCGCTCGGCGCCCAGACCGCGGCCACCGCGGCCCGCTTCGCCAAGGAGACCGTCAGCAGCGGCATCGACAGCGCGGTCGCCGCCGCGACCGGCGCCGACGTCGCGGTCGTGGTGGTCGGCAGCATGCCGTTCATCAACGGGCGGGAGACCAACGACCGCGTCTCGACCGCCCTCGCCGACGGCCAGAGCGCCCTCATCAAGGCGGTACGCCGGGCCAACCCCAACACCGTCGTCGTGGTGGAGAACAGCTACCCCACCACGCTCAACTGGGAGCAGGAGAACGTGCCGGCGATCCTGTGGACCACGCACGCCGGCCAGGAGACGGGCCGGGCGATCGCCGGCGCGCTCTTCGGCGACACCAACCCGAGCGGCCGGCTCACCCAGACTTGGTACCGCTCCGACGCCGAACTGCCGAGCATCCTGGACTACGACATCGCCAAGACCGGCATGACGTACCTCTATCACCGGGGCACGCCGCTCTACCCCTTCGGGTACGGCCTGAGCTACACGACGTTCGCGTACTCCTCGCTGCGGCTGGATGCGAACAGCGTCACGCTCGACGTCACCAACACCGGCAGGCGCGCCGGGGCGGAGACCGTGCAGCTCTACACGCACCAGCGCAAGTCCCGGGCGGTCCAGCCGGTCAAGCAGCTGCGCGGGTTCGCCCGGGTCGACCTCGCGCCCGGCCAGACCAAGACGGTCCGGATCCCGCTCAAGGCCAGCGACCTGGCGTTCTGGGACGTGACCCGCGGCCGGCCGGTCGTGGAGAGCGGCGCGTACGACGTACTCGTCGGGGCGTCGGCCACGGACATCCGGCGGACCGCGACGCTGACGGTCAAGGGCGAGACCATCCCGCCGCGCGACCTGCGCCGGCCGACGCCGGCTTACACGTTCGACGACTACGCGGGTACGACGCTCGTGGACACCACCAAGGCCAGCGGCACCGCCGTCGCGGCGACCGCCGCCGGCCAGTGGGTGAAGTTCGCCGACGCCGACCTGGGCAGCGGCGTCGGCGCCTTCACCGCTCGGGTCTCGGCATCCTCCCCGTCCACCATCCAGGTGCGGCTCGGCGGCCCGACCGGTCGCCTGCTCGGCACCTTGAGCGTGCCGGCCACCGCCGACCGCTACACCTGGACCACCGCGTCAACCCCGCTCCGGGGCGCGGCCGGCCGGCAGGACGTCTACCTGGTCTTCACCGCCCCCGCCGCGGTCGACAGCCTCACCCTGTCGTGA